From the Deferribacterota bacterium genome, one window contains:
- the ndhC gene encoding NADH-quinone oxidoreductase subunit A: MYSSYYAVFLLFLVAVFIGLIMAYIGVIVRPDKPDKIKYDVYECGVPVFGDARKRYNAKFYIVAMLFVIFDVETVFLFPWVVSFDVSGLLGLSAVLLFIAILVIGFFYEWSKGAFEWD, from the coding sequence ATGTATAGCTCATATTATGCTGTGTTCTTGTTGTTTTTGGTAGCAGTATTTATTGGTTTAATTATGGCTTATATTGGTGTAATTGTAAGACCTGATAAGCCAGATAAAATAAAATACGATGTATATGAATGCGGGGTTCCAGTATTTGGTGATGCAAGAAAAAGGTATAATGCGAAATTTTATATTGTAGCAATGTTGTTTGTAATCTTTGACGTTGAAACTGTTTTTTTGTTTCCCTGGGTCGTATCCTTTGATGTGTCTGGTTTATTGGGTTTATCAGCGGTATTATTATTTATTGCAATCTTAGTAATAGGATTTTTTTACGAATGGTCAAAAGGAGCGTTTGAATGGGATTAA
- a CDS encoding RluA family pseudouridine synthase has product MEKIFNVDSDESISRLDVYLADRTGRSRSFCQNLIKRGYVKLNGKRLLKASYQVKVSDKVVVEIPEKKPYSLMYEPADIPIIFENDYYLIINKPPGLVVHPGDGNLNHTLVHALLNKFDNSFKEHDIRPGIVHRLDKDTSGIMIVAKSENSRQMLIELFKSRKMKKIYHSLCIGNPPNDEWLIDANIGRDVKERKIMTVTENGKRSITFVKVIKRFDDIFLAEIKPLTGRTHQIRVHMKHCGFPIVGDKTYGNKKTKKFNIDRQALHAHSLEFFDPFYKIHRKFIADYTMDFMKLLNNYRIV; this is encoded by the coding sequence TTTAATGTAGATTCTGATGAAAGTATATCAAGATTAGATGTATATTTAGCAGATAGGACTGGTAGGTCAAGGAGTTTCTGCCAAAACTTAATAAAAAGAGGCTATGTAAAATTAAATGGTAAAAGGCTGTTAAAAGCATCATATCAGGTAAAGGTTAGTGATAAAGTGGTAGTTGAAATACCAGAAAAAAAACCATATTCACTAATGTATGAACCGGCAGATATCCCAATTATATTTGAAAATGATTATTATTTAATTATAAATAAGCCACCTGGCTTAGTAGTGCATCCAGGTGATGGAAATCTAAACCATACATTAGTTCATGCTTTGTTGAATAAATTCGATAATTCTTTTAAAGAACATGACATAAGGCCTGGTATAGTTCATAGATTAGATAAAGATACCTCTGGTATTATGATAGTTGCAAAGAGTGAGAATAGCAGGCAAATGTTGATTGAATTGTTTAAGAGTAGGAAGATGAAAAAAATATACCATTCTCTTTGTATAGGAAACCCCCCTAATGATGAGTGGTTAATAGATGCAAATATAGGTAGGGATGTAAAAGAAAGAAAGATAATGACAGTTACTGAGAATGGTAAAAGGTCTATTACTTTTGTAAAGGTGATAAAAAGGTTTGATGATATTTTTTTAGCTGAAATTAAGCCATTAACTGGGAGGACGCATCAGATTAGGGTTCATATGAAACATTGTGGTTTTCCTATAGTTGGGGATAAAACTTACGGTAATAAGAAGACCAAAAAATTTAATATTGATAGACAAGCATTACATGCGCATTCGTTGGAATTTTTTGATCCCTTTTATAAGATACATAGAAAATTTATTGCAGATTACACAATGGATTTTATGAAATTATTAAATAATTATAGAATAGTTTAA